The following coding sequences are from one Streptomyces sp. NBC_01485 window:
- a CDS encoding TerD family protein, translating into MTHAMLKGSNVPLRTTTVRAVLRWTPGQGVPDVDASALLLGLDGRVRSDEDFVFYNQPRHPSGKVWRLGKKRVAEGLTDTIQTDLSGVESGVGQILLVASADGVPFDRVRSLTILLYDATTDGEPLATFDIRPETGEETALICGELYRRGDGWKFRALGEGYSNGLKGLATDFGISVDESEEAQPTPSLSQPLPPEQPTASVPPQQPAYGYPANLPTHGYGYPDGAFRLPPQGPQFVGR; encoded by the coding sequence ATGACGCACGCGATGCTGAAGGGGTCGAACGTCCCGCTGAGAACCACCACGGTACGCGCCGTGCTGCGCTGGACCCCCGGGCAGGGGGTCCCGGACGTCGACGCCTCCGCGCTGCTCCTCGGCCTCGACGGTCGGGTGCGCTCCGACGAGGACTTCGTCTTCTACAACCAGCCCCGGCATCCGTCCGGGAAGGTGTGGCGACTCGGCAAGAAGCGGGTCGCCGAGGGCCTCACGGACACCATCCAGACAGATCTCTCCGGTGTCGAGTCCGGCGTCGGCCAGATTCTGCTGGTCGCCTCGGCGGACGGCGTCCCGTTCGACCGCGTACGTTCCCTCACCATCCTGCTGTACGACGCGACGACCGACGGCGAGCCCCTGGCCACCTTCGACATCCGCCCCGAGACGGGCGAGGAGACGGCCCTGATCTGCGGCGAGCTGTACCGGCGCGGCGACGGCTGGAAGTTCCGCGCCCTGGGCGAGGGCTACTCCAACGGCCTCAAGGGCCTGGCCACCGACTTCGGCATCTCGGTCGACGAGTCGGAGGAGGCCCAGCCGACCCCGAGCCTCTCCCAGCCGCTGCCCCCCGAGCAGCCCACGGCCTCCGTCCCCCCACAGCAACCGGCCTACGGCTACCCCGCCAACCTCCCGACCCACGGCTACGGCTACCCGGACGGCGCGTTCCGGCTACCTCCGCAGGGCCCACAGTTCGTCGGACGGTGA
- a CDS encoding TerD family protein, whose protein sequence is MGFFDGILGSRTAEFDSGSAASNAIELTKRHHQVSLTKQGAATGNLRVNLTWRMRTSDIGGPQRESLLRHPFKALRPPEVIGHSQSMVNVDLDLGCLYELADGTKGVVQPLGGLLGDINEAPFVKLSGDDRFGSASGETMYVNLDHRDAIKRLLVFVYIYDQTPAFDRTHAIVTLYPSNGPRIEIGLDERHPQARSCAVVMIENVKGELMVRREVRFVYGFQAELDRLYGWGLQWGRGYKAKAEKS, encoded by the coding sequence ATGGGCTTCTTCGACGGGATCCTGGGCAGCCGCACGGCCGAGTTCGACTCGGGCAGCGCGGCCAGCAACGCGATCGAGCTGACCAAGCGGCATCATCAGGTCTCCCTCACCAAGCAGGGGGCAGCGACGGGCAACCTGCGCGTCAACCTGACCTGGCGGATGCGGACGTCCGACATCGGCGGGCCGCAGCGCGAGAGTCTGCTGCGCCACCCCTTCAAGGCGCTGCGGCCCCCGGAGGTCATCGGCCACAGCCAGAGCATGGTGAACGTCGACCTCGACCTCGGCTGCCTCTACGAGCTGGCCGACGGCACGAAGGGCGTCGTACAGCCGCTGGGCGGGCTGCTGGGGGACATCAACGAGGCGCCGTTCGTGAAGCTCAGCGGCGACGACCGGTTCGGGTCGGCGTCCGGCGAGACGATGTACGTGAACCTCGACCACCGGGACGCGATCAAGCGGCTGCTGGTCTTCGTGTACATCTACGACCAGACGCCGGCGTTCGACCGGACCCACGCGATCGTCACGCTGTATCCGAGCAACGGGCCGCGGATCGAGATAGGCCTCGACGAGCGGCACCCGCAGGCGCGGTCCTGTGCGGTGGTGATGATCGAGAACGTGAAGGGGGAGCTCATGGTGCGGCGTGAGGTGCGGTTCGTGTATGGGTTTCAGGCCGAGTTGGATCGGTTGTACGGGTGGGGGTTGCAGTGGGGGCGGGGGTACAAGGCGAAGGCTGAGAAGTCTTAG
- a CDS encoding DUF475 domain-containing protein produces MLLKTFGWSFAVTALGLVAAVFYGGWEAFGIVAILSVLEISLSFDNAVVNAGILKKMNAFWQKIFLTVGVLIAVFGMRLVFPVVIVAISAKIGPIDAVDLALNDKDQYQELVTDAHPSIAAFGGMFLLMIFLDFIFEDRDIQWLRWIERPLAKLGKVDMLSVCIALVVLLITSFTFAAHAHQHGGGHADKAETVLLSGIAGLITYMVVGGLSGYFEDKLEEEEEREHEEEEEAARSGRKRPAVALAGKAAFFMFLYLEVLDASFSFDGVIGAFAITNDIVLMALGLGIGAMYVRSLTVYLVRQGTLDDYVYLEHGAHYAIGALAVLLMVTIQYQIHEVITGLVGVCLIAWSFWSSVRRNKALAAAEGKAQGSDEKTEVSSGV; encoded by the coding sequence GTGCTTCTGAAAACCTTCGGCTGGTCGTTCGCGGTCACCGCGCTCGGCCTGGTCGCAGCGGTCTTCTACGGGGGGTGGGAGGCCTTCGGCATCGTGGCGATCCTCTCCGTCCTCGAGATCTCGCTGTCGTTCGACAACGCGGTGGTCAACGCCGGAATCCTGAAGAAGATGAACGCCTTCTGGCAGAAGATCTTCCTCACCGTCGGTGTGCTCATCGCCGTCTTCGGCATGCGGCTGGTCTTCCCCGTCGTCATCGTCGCCATCAGCGCCAAGATCGGCCCGATCGACGCGGTCGACCTCGCACTCAACGACAAGGACCAGTACCAGGAACTGGTGACCGACGCCCACCCGTCGATCGCCGCCTTCGGTGGCATGTTCCTGCTGATGATCTTCCTGGACTTCATCTTCGAGGACCGTGACATCCAGTGGCTGCGCTGGATCGAGCGCCCGCTCGCCAAGCTCGGCAAGGTCGACATGCTGTCGGTCTGCATCGCCCTGGTCGTCCTGCTGATCACCTCCTTCACCTTCGCCGCCCACGCCCACCAGCACGGCGGCGGGCACGCCGACAAGGCGGAGACGGTCCTGCTCTCCGGCATCGCCGGCCTGATCACCTACATGGTCGTCGGCGGTCTCTCCGGCTACTTCGAGGACAAACTCGAGGAAGAGGAGGAACGCGAGCACGAGGAGGAGGAAGAGGCGGCGCGCAGCGGCAGGAAGCGCCCGGCGGTCGCCCTCGCCGGCAAGGCCGCGTTCTTCATGTTCCTCTACCTCGAGGTCCTCGACGCGTCCTTCTCCTTCGACGGTGTGATCGGCGCGTTCGCCATCACCAACGACATCGTCCTGATGGCGCTGGGCCTGGGCATCGGCGCGATGTACGTCCGTTCGCTGACCGTCTACCTGGTCCGCCAGGGCACCCTGGACGACTACGTCTACCTGGAGCACGGCGCCCACTACGCGATCGGCGCCCTGGCCGTGCTCCTCATGGTCACCATCCAGTACCAGATCCACGAGGTCATCACCGGTCTCGTCGGCGTCTGCCTGATCGCCTGGTCCTTCTGGTCCTCCGTGCGCCGCAACAAGGCACTCGCGGCCGCCGAGGGAAAAGCCCAGGGCTCGGACGAGAAGACTGAGGTCTCGTCCGGGGTGTGA